In a single window of the Natronosalvus caseinilyticus genome:
- a CDS encoding cation:proton antiporter: MEAIDPIGHHELLLVIVQLTLLLLVARVLSEAFSSIGQPAVVGELLAGVVLGPSLLGLVVPSVYESVFAVSESQFHLLEIISWIGLIMLLVVTGLETDIDLIVSKGRTAVILSLGGIVVPFSTGFALGWVLPAPFIAAPDQRLVFSLFIATAMSISAIPVIAKVLIELGAIRRDIGQLILAAGMVDDTIGWILLATVAGLARTGVVDLSSALTTVLSVLVFLGLAFVVGRPLVAGAIRWVDNVLGSDTALLSTLMIFALAAGAITQYLGLEAILGAFVVGVLVGQVKRFTYQLRHAFETITLSIFAPLFFAIAGLRMDLVALADPAVLGVGLVVLAVACFGKFAGIMGVSGLAGLSRWEGVTIGGGMNARGAMEIIVATIGLGLGILTTNMYSIIVMVAIATSLMAPAIMRWSIPKIEMREEERTRLEREQYLQESFVNSLTRILLPTQGGADTQYAARLIGSLIRTLDVELDLLCVNPADESRRTRERAGFPGWLRPGHYARGGDESSETVPTPTGSDEIGRVFSRVETRLGEQDRQPRRLTRRTDASVSNAILEEVNVGYDLVVLGERSLGGYPGEPLYSETVDRVVQRTPCPAMVVSTPYSMDRVPDRIDEPIRRILLPTVGTLSSRHAAELAFTIAAEESALVEVVHVVDRPQSNDQFAADPNLSSEIEVGGRIVDREAELGRQLGAKVVTTVAVSDDPGAKLVEIARRNGTDVIVMGSNTRPISGRAFLGPNVEHVIQNAPCPVAVLSSL; this comes from the coding sequence ATGGAGGCTATCGACCCGATCGGGCATCACGAACTACTTCTCGTCATCGTTCAGCTTACGCTGTTGCTCTTGGTCGCCAGGGTTCTCAGCGAGGCCTTCAGTTCGATCGGTCAGCCCGCAGTCGTCGGCGAACTCCTGGCCGGTGTCGTTCTCGGCCCCTCCCTGCTCGGCCTGGTCGTCCCCAGTGTCTACGAGTCGGTGTTCGCGGTTTCGGAGAGCCAGTTTCACCTCCTCGAAATCATCTCCTGGATCGGGCTCATCATGCTGCTGGTCGTGACGGGCCTCGAGACGGACATCGACCTCATCGTCAGCAAGGGGCGAACCGCCGTGATACTCTCGCTCGGCGGTATCGTCGTCCCGTTTTCGACGGGGTTCGCGCTGGGATGGGTGCTTCCGGCTCCGTTCATCGCCGCTCCCGACCAGCGCCTCGTATTCAGCCTGTTCATCGCCACGGCGATGAGCATCTCCGCCATCCCAGTCATCGCGAAAGTACTCATCGAACTCGGCGCCATCCGCCGCGACATCGGCCAGCTGATCCTCGCCGCCGGCATGGTCGACGATACGATCGGCTGGATCCTCCTGGCGACCGTCGCCGGACTCGCCCGAACCGGTGTGGTCGACCTCAGTTCGGCACTGACGACCGTTCTGTCGGTACTGGTCTTCCTCGGCCTCGCGTTCGTCGTCGGTCGTCCCCTCGTCGCCGGCGCGATCAGGTGGGTCGACAACGTCCTCGGGAGCGACACCGCCCTGCTGTCGACGCTGATGATCTTCGCACTCGCCGCAGGGGCGATTACACAGTACCTGGGGCTCGAGGCAATCCTCGGTGCATTCGTCGTGGGGGTGTTGGTCGGACAGGTCAAACGGTTCACTTACCAGCTTCGTCACGCGTTCGAGACGATTACCCTCTCCATTTTCGCGCCGCTGTTTTTCGCCATCGCCGGTCTTCGAATGGACCTCGTCGCCCTGGCGGATCCGGCGGTCCTCGGTGTCGGGCTCGTCGTCCTTGCCGTGGCCTGTTTCGGCAAGTTCGCCGGGATCATGGGCGTCTCCGGGTTGGCCGGACTCTCGCGGTGGGAAGGCGTGACCATCGGCGGCGGGATGAACGCCCGGGGCGCGATGGAGATCATCGTCGCCACCATCGGCCTCGGTCTCGGTATCCTGACGACGAACATGTACAGCATCATCGTGATGGTCGCCATCGCGACGTCGCTGATGGCACCGGCGATCATGCGCTGGTCGATCCCGAAGATCGAAATGCGCGAGGAAGAACGAACGCGCCTCGAGCGCGAACAGTACTTACAGGAGAGTTTCGTCAACAGCCTCACTCGAATCCTGTTGCCGACCCAGGGCGGCGCGGACACCCAGTACGCCGCCCGTCTGATCGGATCGCTAATTCGAACTCTCGACGTCGAACTCGATCTGCTCTGTGTGAACCCGGCCGACGAATCGAGACGAACCCGTGAGCGGGCTGGCTTTCCGGGGTGGCTCCGACCTGGTCACTACGCCCGCGGCGGAGACGAGTCGTCCGAAACGGTGCCGACGCCAACGGGGTCAGACGAAATCGGTCGCGTCTTCTCTCGAGTCGAGACGCGCCTCGGCGAGCAGGACCGCCAGCCCAGACGCCTCACCAGACGGACCGACGCGAGCGTGTCGAATGCGATTCTCGAGGAGGTCAACGTGGGCTACGATCTCGTCGTCCTCGGCGAGCGAAGCCTCGGCGGCTACCCCGGCGAACCACTGTACAGCGAGACGGTCGATCGGGTCGTCCAGCGGACGCCGTGTCCAGCGATGGTCGTCAGCACGCCGTACTCGATGGATCGAGTACCCGATCGGATCGACGAGCCGATTCGCCGCATCCTCCTACCGACCGTCGGCACGCTCTCCAGTCGACACGCCGCCGAACTGGCGTTTACCATCGCGGCCGAAGAGAGCGCGCTGGTCGAAGTCGTCCACGTCGTCGATAGGCCGCAGTCGAACGACCAGTTTGCGGCCGATCCGAACCTCTCGAGCGAGATCGAGGTCGGGGGCCGGATCGTCGACCGTGAGGCGGAACTGGGCAGGCAACTCGGGGCGAAGGTGGTGACGACAGTTGCGGTATCGGACGATCCCGGTGCGAAGCTCGTTGAAATTGCCCGTCGAAACGGGACCGACGTAATCGTGATGGGATCGAATACGCGACCGATCTCCGGTCGAGCCTTCCTCGGACCGAACGTCGAGCACGTCATACAGAACGCTCCCTGTCCGGTCGCCGTGCTCAGTTCGCTGTGA
- a CDS encoding acyl-CoA dehydrogenase family protein: protein MEFDLPDEHRMIRDTVREFCEEEIEPIAQEIEDEHRFPEEIFAQLGELDVMGVPISEEYGGLGGDTLMYAVVAEELGRVSGSVALSYVAHTSLASKPLELFGTEEQKERWLRPLAEGEYLGGWALTEPGSGSDASDMDTRAVKEGDEWVLNGTKQFITNASVAGSVLVKAVTDPGAGYDGISTFIVDPEEDDGFEVTTVWDKMGLNASPTCEISLDDVRVPEDRLLGEVGEGWDQTKKTLDGGRISIAAISTGLAQGAYEHAHAYSKEREQFGKPICKFDAIRDKLVDMHRKTERARLLTHKAASRYDNGQSVTKESALAKLDASEAARKVAEDAVQVLGGYGYTTDFAPQRFYRDAKLMEIGEGTSEIQHLVIGREIGL from the coding sequence ATGGAGTTCGATCTGCCCGACGAGCACCGGATGATCCGGGACACCGTCCGGGAGTTTTGCGAGGAGGAAATCGAGCCGATCGCCCAGGAGATCGAGGACGAACACCGGTTCCCCGAGGAAATCTTCGCCCAGCTCGGCGAACTCGACGTGATGGGCGTCCCCATCTCCGAGGAGTACGGTGGACTCGGCGGCGACACACTGATGTACGCCGTGGTTGCCGAGGAACTCGGCCGGGTGTCGGGCTCGGTCGCGCTCTCGTACGTCGCACACACCTCGCTCGCCTCGAAGCCGCTCGAGCTATTCGGTACCGAAGAACAGAAAGAGCGCTGGCTCCGCCCGCTCGCGGAGGGCGAGTACCTCGGTGGGTGGGCGCTCACCGAGCCCGGCAGCGGCTCCGACGCGTCTGACATGGACACTCGAGCCGTAAAAGAGGGCGACGAGTGGGTGCTCAACGGTACCAAACAGTTCATCACGAACGCGAGCGTCGCGGGGTCGGTGCTCGTGAAGGCCGTGACGGACCCCGGGGCGGGCTACGACGGCATCTCGACGTTCATCGTCGACCCCGAGGAAGACGACGGCTTCGAGGTGACGACGGTGTGGGACAAGATGGGGCTCAACGCCTCCCCGACCTGCGAAATCTCCCTCGACGATGTTCGCGTCCCCGAGGACCGCCTCCTCGGCGAGGTCGGCGAGGGCTGGGACCAGACGAAGAAGACCCTTGATGGCGGCCGCATCTCCATCGCGGCCATCTCGACGGGGCTCGCCCAGGGGGCTTACGAACACGCCCACGCGTACAGTAAAGAGCGCGAACAGTTCGGCAAACCGATCTGCAAGTTCGACGCGATCCGGGACAAACTCGTCGACATGCACCGCAAGACCGAGCGTGCCCGGCTGTTGACTCACAAGGCCGCCAGTCGGTACGACAACGGGCAGTCGGTGACGAAGGAGTCGGCCCTCGCCAAACTCGATGCCAGCGAGGCCGCCCGGAAGGTCGCCGAGGACGCCGTCCAGGTGCTGGGCGGCTACGGCTACACGACTGATTTCGCGCCCCAGCGCTTCTACCGCGACGCGAAACTGATGGAGATCGGCGAGGGAACCAGCGAGATTCAGCACCTCGTGATCGGTCGCGAAATCGGGCTGTAG
- a CDS encoding DUF5787 family protein, whose amino-acid sequence MNRVATESESEFHFELRTCRWAEREWAPDSSDAAVLVARQLGTKRRRWDTIVLECDPDALRHRAKFGEKRLDGDLLHVLRNAPERWTYYRDCLPDPGYPWRYVRESIHEADDRGILETRRNGNRIEIRRTWPYREWVRRIVAIENKPDLDASAARALRPQLEYDVAMALADEVWVATRKTGERIEPALLERLPVEAGILTLDPDSLENEVAWYPRRLDVDGPGTRILERPAGGPRDASPAQFEYVDPEAKSRKRLEIAERAYERGWRSFVDTMRSDCRHFELRSAGQLLPWCAAKGCCQTAVECSSRCSHVEPEPPAWRTRGWPIEGGPGKRAKALLEERRRRRRPEL is encoded by the coding sequence GTGAACCGGGTCGCGACCGAGAGTGAGAGCGAGTTCCACTTCGAACTGCGGACCTGCCGCTGGGCCGAACGCGAATGGGCGCCAGACTCGAGCGACGCCGCCGTCCTGGTCGCCCGGCAACTCGGCACGAAGCGGCGCCGCTGGGACACCATCGTCCTCGAGTGTGATCCCGACGCGCTCCGCCATCGCGCGAAGTTCGGCGAGAAACGCCTCGACGGCGATTTGCTCCACGTCCTCCGAAATGCGCCCGAGAGGTGGACGTACTACCGCGACTGCCTCCCCGACCCTGGCTATCCGTGGCGCTACGTCCGCGAGTCGATCCACGAGGCCGACGACCGCGGAATTCTCGAGACGCGCCGGAACGGCAACCGCATCGAGATCCGACGCACGTGGCCCTACCGCGAGTGGGTCCGCCGAATCGTCGCCATCGAGAACAAGCCGGACCTCGACGCGAGCGCCGCACGCGCCCTGCGCCCGCAACTCGAGTACGACGTGGCGATGGCGCTGGCCGACGAGGTGTGGGTGGCCACTCGAAAAACGGGCGAACGGATCGAACCGGCTCTGCTCGAGCGCCTGCCAGTCGAGGCAGGCATCCTGACGCTCGATCCCGACTCGCTCGAAAACGAGGTGGCGTGGTATCCCCGGCGCCTCGACGTCGACGGGCCGGGAACGCGCATCCTGGAACGACCGGCGGGCGGCCCTCGAGATGCGTCGCCGGCACAGTTCGAGTACGTCGATCCCGAAGCCAAGTCTCGAAAACGGCTCGAGATCGCCGAGCGCGCGTACGAACGCGGCTGGCGGTCGTTCGTCGACACGATGCGTTCCGACTGTCGGCACTTCGAGTTACGGTCGGCGGGCCAGCTCCTGCCGTGGTGCGCGGCAAAGGGGTGCTGTCAGACGGCCGTGGAGTGTAGCAGTCGCTGTTCGCACGTCGAGCCCGAACCGCCGGCGTGGCGGACCCGCGGCTGGCCGATCGAGGGTGGGCCCGGCAAACGAGCGAAGGCACTGCTCGAGGAGCGGCGACGACGACGGCGCCCCGAGCTGTGA
- a CDS encoding bis(5'-nucleosyl)-tetraphosphatase, translated as MAVEATSAGAILFRDTRGRREYLLLKSRPGDWEFPKGGVEGEEELQQTAIREIKEEAGIEQFRLLDGFREDYDYVFEANGKTIHKTVHLFVAKSFEASAELSREHRDLQWRDYEQAVNTVTQDGPREILEQAHVYLDDLEEDGEI; from the coding sequence ATGGCAGTCGAAGCTACGAGCGCAGGCGCGATCCTCTTCCGCGACACGCGGGGCCGGCGCGAGTATCTTCTACTCAAGAGCCGCCCGGGCGACTGGGAGTTTCCGAAGGGCGGTGTCGAGGGAGAGGAAGAACTACAGCAGACGGCGATCCGCGAAATCAAGGAAGAGGCAGGTATCGAACAGTTCAGACTACTCGACGGCTTCCGCGAGGACTACGACTACGTCTTCGAGGCGAACGGGAAGACGATACACAAGACCGTCCACCTCTTCGTCGCAAAGTCGTTCGAAGCGAGTGCGGAGCTCTCGAGAGAGCACCGGGATCTCCAGTGGCGTGACTACGAGCAGGCGGTCAACACGGTCACCCAGGACGGGCCCCGCGAGATCCTCGAGCAGGCCCACGTCTACCTCGACGATCTCGAGGAAGACGGCGAGATTTAG
- a CDS encoding DUF7544 domain-containing protein: MHAIDNLGDAIDVTRDRLTPINAGTWLKLALVLFFIGGATFGGPGAPSTGTDTAPEEATGTDIDSLADLKAEYESQVTDGPPFETVLYAVAALVVALFLLWLLYVLVGSIMEFVFIESLRTDAVQVRQYARNHLGDGLRLFGFRLALLLAVLVPLLVPIWFVVASATEFSAGLAALGALYVFGAIVLGLAYALVSRFTTIFVTQIMVLEDRGVLAGWSRFLPTLRSNLAEYAVYVILVWILQLVVSFGYGILAAIVAVVVAIPFVVVGAIFVVVGGPAIYLAVLVGIVGLLCIFLAALVLRVPIDSYFRYYGFLLLGDTNPDLDLIPERRSAARTGGPVGPSSGPDSNGGSDGDDWNDSSSWDDDADDDGWRFDSESEGDEDRGGDQDRDQNRDRGW, encoded by the coding sequence ATGCACGCGATTGATAATCTCGGCGATGCGATCGACGTCACACGAGACCGACTGACGCCGATCAATGCCGGCACGTGGCTCAAATTGGCGCTCGTCCTGTTTTTCATCGGAGGGGCTACCTTCGGTGGACCGGGTGCGCCCTCGACCGGCACGGACACCGCACCGGAGGAGGCGACTGGTACCGACATCGACTCCCTCGCCGACCTCAAGGCCGAGTATGAGTCGCAAGTCACCGACGGTCCTCCGTTCGAGACCGTGTTATACGCCGTCGCCGCCCTCGTCGTCGCCCTGTTCCTCCTCTGGCTCCTCTACGTGCTCGTCGGATCGATCATGGAGTTCGTCTTCATCGAATCGCTCCGAACGGACGCCGTCCAGGTCAGGCAGTACGCACGGAACCACCTCGGGGACGGCCTGCGGCTATTCGGCTTTCGACTCGCCTTGCTGCTCGCGGTACTCGTTCCCCTCCTCGTCCCGATCTGGTTCGTGGTGGCGAGCGCGACCGAGTTCTCGGCGGGACTCGCCGCCCTCGGCGCCCTGTACGTCTTCGGCGCGATCGTCCTGGGGCTCGCGTACGCGCTCGTCAGTCGCTTCACCACGATCTTCGTCACCCAGATCATGGTGCTCGAGGACCGCGGCGTGCTCGCCGGCTGGAGCCGATTCCTGCCGACGCTTCGATCGAACCTGGCGGAGTACGCCGTCTACGTGATCCTTGTGTGGATCCTGCAGCTCGTAGTGAGCTTCGGCTATGGGATCCTGGCCGCCATCGTGGCCGTGGTCGTCGCGATTCCGTTCGTGGTCGTCGGGGCGATCTTCGTCGTCGTCGGCGGCCCGGCCATCTACCTCGCGGTCCTCGTCGGTATCGTCGGTCTCCTCTGTATCTTCCTGGCCGCGCTCGTGCTCCGCGTTCCCATCGACTCGTACTTCCGGTATTACGGCTTCCTCCTGCTCGGCGACACGAACCCGGACCTCGATCTGATCCCCGAGCGCCGGAGCGCGGCTCGGACGGGCGGACCGGTCGGACCCAGCTCCGGTCCCGACTCGAACGGCGGATCCGACGGCGACGACTGGAACGACTCGAGTTCGTGGGACGACGATGCCGACGACGACGGCTGGCGATTCGACAGCGAAAGTGAGGGCGACGAGGACCGAGGCGGCGACCAGGACCGCGACCAGAATCGCGACCGCGGCTGGTAG
- a CDS encoding winged helix-turn-helix domain-containing protein: MEDVLWYVLASSRGGPTRVRILRALEERPRNANQLATDLEFDYTTIRHHLDVLMENNVVRRTDDDYAAVYLFTEQVRSNWDTVETVLEAVDPDSEAR; the protein is encoded by the coding sequence ATGGAAGACGTTCTGTGGTACGTCCTCGCAAGCTCTCGCGGGGGTCCGACGCGCGTCAGGATCCTCAGGGCACTCGAGGAGCGTCCGCGGAACGCCAACCAGCTCGCGACCGACCTCGAGTTCGACTACACGACGATTCGCCATCACCTGGACGTCCTGATGGAGAACAACGTCGTCCGCCGAACCGACGACGATTACGCGGCCGTCTACCTGTTCACCGAGCAGGTGCGGTCGAACTGGGACACCGTCGAAACTGTTCTCGAGGCGGTCGATCCGGACTCGGAGGCGAGGTAA
- a CDS encoding amidohydrolase gives MHDDELVSLRRDLHRKPEPAWREFYTTARIVEALESLEADLDLYVGPEAINGDHRLALPEDSEIDAWYEQAREYDVDPDVLASLEGGYTGAVAVLEKGEGPTVGLRVDIDGLPRIEADDEDHKPAADGFRSEHEAMHACGHDAHATIGIGVLDAVAESDFQGTLKVFFQPAEEVIGGGKAMAKSDHLADVDYLLAMHIGLDHPTGEIVAGIDGFLAVSHLEATFHGEPAHAGARPEEGRNANQALATAVQNLYAIPRHSDGETRVNAGVIEGGSAANIIAEEARLVAEVRGETTELMEYMREKATRALRSAAEMHDCDLEIELGAEAPSATSDAALTGIVAEVAGATDGVDRVLERDKLGGSEDATFLMREVQQNGGLACYVGVGTDHPGGHHTSTFDVDEASLRHGVDVLTGAIEQVSLERP, from the coding sequence ATGCACGACGACGAACTCGTCTCGCTCCGTCGAGACCTCCACCGGAAACCCGAGCCCGCCTGGCGGGAATTTTACACCACCGCGCGAATCGTCGAGGCCCTCGAGTCCCTCGAGGCCGACCTCGACCTGTACGTGGGACCCGAAGCCATAAACGGCGACCACCGCCTGGCACTGCCCGAGGATAGCGAGATCGACGCCTGGTACGAACAGGCCCGCGAGTACGACGTCGATCCCGACGTACTGGCCTCGCTCGAGGGCGGCTACACGGGCGCCGTCGCCGTCCTCGAGAAAGGCGAGGGCCCGACGGTCGGCCTCCGGGTCGACATCGACGGCCTCCCGCGGATCGAAGCCGACGATGAGGATCACAAACCCGCGGCCGACGGGTTCCGATCCGAACACGAGGCCATGCACGCCTGCGGGCACGATGCCCACGCGACGATCGGCATCGGCGTGCTCGACGCCGTCGCCGAGAGCGACTTTCAGGGGACTTTAAAGGTGTTCTTCCAGCCAGCCGAGGAGGTCATCGGCGGCGGGAAGGCGATGGCAAAGAGCGATCACCTCGCGGACGTCGACTACCTGCTGGCGATGCACATCGGGCTCGACCACCCGACGGGCGAAATCGTCGCCGGGATCGACGGCTTCCTCGCCGTTTCCCACCTCGAGGCGACGTTCCACGGCGAACCGGCCCACGCGGGCGCTCGTCCGGAAGAGGGGCGCAACGCGAACCAGGCGCTCGCGACGGCGGTCCAGAACCTGTACGCGATCCCGCGTCACTCCGACGGGGAGACGCGGGTCAACGCCGGCGTCATCGAAGGCGGCTCCGCGGCGAACATCATCGCGGAAGAGGCCCGCCTGGTCGCGGAGGTGCGCGGCGAGACGACCGAACTCATGGAGTACATGCGCGAGAAGGCCACGCGGGCACTCAGGTCCGCGGCCGAGATGCACGACTGCGACCTCGAGATCGAACTCGGTGCGGAAGCGCCGAGTGCGACGAGCGACGCGGCCCTCACCGGCATCGTTGCGGAAGTGGCGGGCGCAACCGACGGCGTCGACCGGGTCCTCGAGCGCGACAAACTCGGCGGGAGCGAGGATGCCACCTTCCTGATGCGGGAGGTCCAGCAGAACGGCGGGCTGGCGTGTTACGTCGGCGTCGGCACGGATCACCCCGGCGGCCACCACACCTCGACGTTCGACGTGGACGAGGCGAGCCTTCGTCACGGCGTCGACGTCCTGACGGGTGCGATCGAGCAGGTGAGTCTCGAGCGGCCCTGA
- a CDS encoding uS10/mL48 family ribosomal protein codes for MTFVTRLRLQSGDRAALDGIVEDIKATAEKKGAALKGPHSHPPEKYTVPQHRRLHADDDRRFSAWTYTVFTRELEIHGHDNLARNIASQNFPDSVHIEAEVEQVRGVGQGRS; via the coding sequence ATGACCTTCGTCACCCGTCTCAGACTCCAGAGTGGGGACCGGGCCGCCCTGGACGGCATCGTCGAGGACATCAAGGCAACCGCCGAGAAGAAAGGAGCCGCGCTGAAGGGACCACACTCCCACCCGCCGGAAAAGTACACCGTTCCACAGCACCGCCGACTCCACGCGGACGACGACCGGCGCTTTTCTGCGTGGACCTACACCGTCTTCACCCGCGAACTCGAGATTCACGGCCACGACAATCTCGCCCGGAACATCGCCTCGCAGAATTTCCCCGATTCGGTGCACATCGAGGCCGAAGTCGAACAGGTCCGGGGCGTCGGTCAGGGCCGGAGCTGA
- a CDS encoding COG4315 family predicted lipoprotein: MSIPRRTVLLAVGSSVAIAGCLGDEESDGGSEDSTDGTQTDGSDDSGDDDSESESENENETDDEGESDATVRVRSHPDHGDILVGPEELTLYNFDQDTQDEMASTCYDDCATAWPPLTVEGEGDPTAGDDVSATLTTFERNNGETQVAADGWPLYYFASDEEPGDVNGQGVNDVWWVLKPDGTPMRPDDSGGSGDDGNSDETDDTDDSDSDDDDGVGY, translated from the coding sequence ATGTCGATACCACGACGAACGGTCCTGCTCGCCGTCGGCTCGAGCGTCGCGATCGCCGGTTGCCTGGGCGACGAAGAATCGGACGGCGGAAGCGAAGATTCGACGGACGGGACGCAGACGGACGGTAGCGACGATTCGGGTGACGACGATAGCGAAAGTGAGAGCGAGAACGAAAACGAGACCGACGACGAAGGTGAATCCGACGCGACGGTTCGAGTTCGGTCCCATCCCGACCACGGCGACATCCTCGTCGGGCCGGAGGAACTGACGCTGTACAACTTCGATCAGGATACCCAGGACGAGATGGCGAGCACTTGCTACGACGACTGTGCCACGGCGTGGCCGCCGCTGACAGTCGAGGGGGAGGGAGACCCCACCGCCGGCGACGACGTCTCCGCGACGCTGACCACGTTCGAGCGGAACAACGGGGAAACACAGGTGGCCGCCGACGGCTGGCCGCTGTACTACTTCGCCTCTGACGAAGAACCGGGCGACGTGAACGGCCAGGGCGTCAACGACGTCTGGTGGGTCCTCAAGCCCGACGGAACGCCGATGCGGCCGGACGACAGTGGTGGCTCTGGCGACGACGGTAACTCGGATGAGACTGACGACACGGATGACTCAGATAGCGACGATGACGACGGCGTCGGTTACTGA
- a CDS encoding MarR family transcriptional regulator has translation MTIAVRKQGEWMSKNDERILELLCTADRCRPRDIRDELNDLGIALRLDYVDKRLETLEDAGLVASDAMRYRITDRGQAYLLGEFDATSVRSPRP, from the coding sequence ATGACGATCGCCGTCAGGAAGCAGGGCGAGTGGATGTCGAAGAACGACGAGCGAATACTCGAACTGCTCTGTACGGCCGATCGGTGTCGCCCTCGAGACATCCGAGACGAACTGAACGATCTCGGAATCGCGCTCCGACTCGACTACGTCGACAAGCGACTCGAGACGCTCGAGGACGCTGGGCTGGTCGCTTCCGACGCGATGCGGTATCGGATTACCGATCGCGGGCAAGCGTACCTCCTCGGGGAGTTCGACGCGACGTCGGTCCGTTCACCACGGCCGTAG
- a CDS encoding geranylgeranyl reductase family protein, producing the protein MSSMEQSAATTGQREQSPDVVVVGAGTAGCYAAATVAKAGYEVIVLERKSEKEAGHIACGDALKGADAFPEAIPKSQLEPAFTNTEVTHGRFEIPHEDTVLEIPVPGELAVVDRWEYGRRIIEGAKHAGATFHYDTVVQDVIQADNGRVTGVRAMSRGDPYTYEADIVIDGAGSLSLLQDKVDFSDSTFDTNVTYSQFCSAYREIVHVEEPVEWSDALVFKPTERAAGYLWYFPRTDTEINAGLGFQMTEQPMKLVEDLKRDLRNRPEFAGARVEDKLGAALPTRRPYDSAVHPGFMAVGDAAGHVNPTTGGGIAGAAYAGKYAGEQAIEAIEDGDVSEHALWAYNERVMDHYGARYAALDVYNILSTAVDVDDLMGLLAAMPGDKLAEALYSGSTDIGMKLKLEALVKSRGHWGTILNLYRTKRRADEVLEQYEGYPSRPDALPNWQRQRDDLMETVYETTGADPKY; encoded by the coding sequence ATGAGCAGCATGGAGCAGTCGGCCGCGACGACGGGCCAACGCGAGCAGTCGCCGGACGTGGTCGTCGTCGGCGCCGGCACGGCAGGGTGTTACGCCGCCGCAACCGTCGCGAAGGCGGGCTACGAGGTGATCGTCCTCGAGCGAAAATCGGAGAAAGAAGCCGGGCACATCGCCTGCGGCGACGCGCTGAAGGGCGCGGACGCGTTCCCCGAGGCGATCCCCAAGTCCCAGCTCGAGCCGGCGTTCACCAACACCGAGGTGACCCACGGTCGCTTCGAGATTCCGCACGAGGACACCGTCCTCGAGATTCCGGTCCCCGGGGAACTCGCAGTCGTCGACCGCTGGGAGTACGGCCGCCGGATCATCGAGGGGGCGAAACATGCGGGCGCGACGTTCCACTACGACACCGTCGTCCAGGACGTGATCCAGGCGGACAACGGACGGGTTACGGGCGTCCGGGCGATGTCCCGCGGCGATCCCTACACCTACGAGGCCGACATCGTGATCGACGGCGCCGGGTCGCTCTCGCTCCTGCAGGACAAGGTCGATTTCTCGGACTCGACGTTCGACACCAACGTCACCTACTCACAGTTCTGCTCGGCCTACCGGGAAATCGTCCACGTCGAGGAGCCCGTCGAGTGGAGTGACGCCCTCGTCTTCAAGCCGACCGAGCGCGCCGCGGGCTACCTCTGGTACTTCCCCCGAACGGACACTGAGATCAACGCCGGACTGGGTTTCCAGATGACCGAACAGCCGATGAAACTCGTCGAGGACCTCAAGCGCGACCTCCGGAACCGACCGGAGTTCGCCGGCGCCCGCGTCGAGGACAAACTCGGCGCCGCCCTCCCCACCCGACGACCCTACGACTCCGCGGTGCACCCCGGCTTCATGGCCGTGGGCGACGCCGCCGGCCACGTCAACCCCACCACCGGCGGCGGCATCGCCGGGGCCGCCTACGCCGGGAAATACGCCGGCGAGCAGGCCATCGAGGCGATCGAAGACGGCGACGTCAGCGAACACGCCCTCTGGGCGTACAACGAGCGCGTGATGGACCACTACGGCGCCCGCTACGCTGCTCTCGACGTCTACAACATCCTCTCGACGGCCGTCGACGTCGACGACCTCATGGGCCTGCTCGCGGCGATGCCCGGCGACAAGCTCGCCGAGGCGCTCTACTCGGGGAGTACGGACATCGGCATGAAACTCAAGCTCGAGGCGCTGGTCAAGAGCCGTGGCCACTGGGGGACGATCCTGAACCTCTACCGGACGAAGCGCCGGGCCGACGAGGTGCTCGAGCAGTACGAGGGATATCCCTCGCGACCCGACGCGCTCCCGAACTGGCAGCGCCAGCGCGACGACCTGATGGAGACGGTGTACGAGACGACGGGTGCGGATCCCAAGTACTAG